A genome region from Manihot esculenta cultivar AM560-2 chromosome 5, M.esculenta_v8, whole genome shotgun sequence includes the following:
- the LOC110614861 gene encoding hsp70-Hsp90 organizing protein-like isoform X1 encodes MKHFQSIEVKKKMEQRKNEQFVQFKSKGQDAFNRKDYHDGIYWYTEAECLEPMDARVKSNRSLCWACLNEGYRALADGQKSLLLDPKWQKAYYREGVGWKLLKDFEKAADSFYIGWRLDVGNKELLQAYQEAKQMQIQQAAAREPCFDSCCCCANRQNL; translated from the exons ATGGAGCAGAGGAAGAATGAACAATTTGTGCAGTTTAAATCAAAGGGACAAGATGCATTCAATAGAAAGGACTACCATGACGGGATCTATTGGTACACTGAG GCCGAATGTTTAGAACCCATGGATGCAAGAGTGAAGTCAAATCGGAGCTTATGTTGGGCTTGCTTGAATGAAGGTTATCGCGCTTTAGCTGATGGACAGAAAAGCCTCTTGCTAGATCCCAAATGGCAGAAGGCCTACTATAGGGAAGGTGTGGGGTGGAAGTTACTGAAG GATTTTGAGAAGGCAGCTGATTCATTTTACATTGGGTGGAGGTTAGACGTGGGAAACAAGGAGCTTCTGCAAGCTTACCA GGAAGCTAAGCAAATGCAAATTCAACAAGCTGCTGCTCGGGAGCCTTGCTTTGACAGTTGCTGCTGCTGTGCAAATAGACAAAATCTGTAG
- the LOC110614861 gene encoding hsp70-Hsp90 organizing protein-like isoform X2 translates to MKHFQSIEVKKKMEQRKNEQFVQFKSKGQDAFNRKDYHDGIYWYTEAECLEPMDARVKSNRSLCWACLNEGYRALADGQKSLLLDPKWQKAYYREGVGWKLLKDFEKAADSFYIGWRLDVGNKELLQAYH, encoded by the exons ATGGAGCAGAGGAAGAATGAACAATTTGTGCAGTTTAAATCAAAGGGACAAGATGCATTCAATAGAAAGGACTACCATGACGGGATCTATTGGTACACTGAG GCCGAATGTTTAGAACCCATGGATGCAAGAGTGAAGTCAAATCGGAGCTTATGTTGGGCTTGCTTGAATGAAGGTTATCGCGCTTTAGCTGATGGACAGAAAAGCCTCTTGCTAGATCCCAAATGGCAGAAGGCCTACTATAGGGAAGGTGTGGGGTGGAAGTTACTGAAG GATTTTGAGAAGGCAGCTGATTCATTTTACATTGGGTGGAGGTTAGACGTGGGAAACAAGGAGCTTCTGCAAGCTTACCA CTAA